A genome region from Archaeoglobus fulgidus DSM 4304 includes the following:
- a CDS encoding single-stranded-DNA-specific exonuclease RecJ, which translates to MNLIIHHWDTDGITSAALLIKALELDEFRNMSPPIGEFRFDDRIRKAIEHAERVYILDLNLPYDVEGIEKETVFIDHHIQPKIKNPRVRQINPSLEGKESPSASFVVSEYFDVWNTWTALGAVGDVGEKAFKIPKVVELLNKEGLAREEVLKVIELIDSNYIAMDRKGVEQAVKVVLENSEKDLLTHKPWIKRAKAVGDAIQDALSNVEVRDGIAYITFESPFNIISKVARKAVWELGYDGALAVNGNFHKKAQVYFRVSPDIAEKVNMHKIISKLREKDFNAGGKKEVLGCVCERDRVEEVLGVIDGHLG; encoded by the coding sequence ATGAATCTGATAATCCATCACTGGGACACTGATGGAATAACCTCAGCCGCTTTGCTAATCAAAGCCCTTGAGCTGGACGAGTTCAGGAACATGAGTCCGCCAATTGGGGAATTTCGCTTCGATGATAGGATTAGAAAAGCAATCGAACATGCTGAGAGGGTTTACATACTCGATTTAAATCTCCCGTATGATGTTGAGGGCATAGAGAAGGAGACGGTTTTCATAGACCACCACATCCAGCCAAAAATAAAAAATCCAAGAGTTAGGCAGATAAACCCTTCTCTTGAAGGTAAAGAGAGCCCTTCAGCGTCTTTTGTCGTTTCTGAATACTTTGATGTGTGGAACACCTGGACAGCCCTTGGTGCTGTTGGAGATGTTGGAGAGAAGGCCTTTAAGATACCCAAAGTTGTGGAGCTTTTGAATAAAGAGGGTTTAGCACGAGAGGAGGTTTTGAAAGTGATTGAGCTGATAGACTCGAATTACATTGCGATGGACAGAAAAGGCGTTGAACAGGCGGTTAAGGTTGTATTGGAGAATTCAGAAAAGGACCTCCTCACCCACAAACCCTGGATTAAAAGGGCAAAAGCAGTAGGGGATGCCATTCAGGATGCCCTTTCAAACGTGGAAGTCAGGGATGGGATAGCATACATAACCTTTGAGAGCCCGTTTAACATAATCTCCAAAGTTGCAAGAAAAGCTGTCTGGGAGCTTGGCTATGATGGGGCATTAGCTGTGAACGGAAACTTCCACAAAAAAGCTCAAGTGTACTTCAGAGTCTCTCCTGATATCGCTGAAAAGGTCAATATGCATAAAATCATTTCTAAACTCAGGGAAAAGGACTTCAATGCGGGTGGTAAAAAGGAGGTTTTGGGTTGTGTTTGTGAGAGGGATAGAGTTGAAGAGGTTTTGGGGGTTATTGACGGTCATTTAGGTTGA
- a CDS encoding ABC transporter permease, with product MFGYLKYRDVILTLTKYEFKQRYRGTVFGVAWSLVVPFLMALVLYAIFSQLLHRTEYRILYLIVGIFFYRYFSMGTSIGLNAVTGKAHLVTKTTIPREILPLTTTLAYGLSSFIEMVILLPGIIHFGGDISYFFLLVLLHPIYVLLVFGLNLSLSAIEVYFRDLKEIWSVVTQLMFFMLPIIYPIDIIPVNLLPYYMLNPLVRLLNAYRDVMIYGKLPDLFDMIYVLLVTFGILLIGHAIFKKLEKGFVERL from the coding sequence ATGTTTGGCTATCTGAAATACAGGGATGTAATTTTAACCCTCACGAAGTACGAATTCAAGCAGAGATATAGAGGAACTGTCTTTGGTGTTGCTTGGAGCCTTGTGGTTCCTTTTTTGATGGCTTTGGTTTTGTATGCTATATTCAGTCAGCTTTTGCACAGAACAGAGTACAGAATATTGTATCTGATTGTCGGTATTTTCTTTTACCGCTATTTTAGCATGGGAACATCCATCGGACTTAATGCTGTAACTGGAAAAGCTCATCTGGTTACGAAAACGACCATTCCAAGGGAGATTTTGCCTTTGACGACGACACTGGCTTATGGACTAAGCTCTTTTATCGAGATGGTAATACTTTTGCCGGGTATAATACACTTTGGAGGTGATATCAGTTACTTCTTCTTGCTTGTCTTGCTCCACCCAATATACGTTCTTCTAGTATTTGGGTTGAATTTATCGCTCTCAGCTATTGAAGTTTACTTCAGAGACCTAAAAGAAATCTGGAGTGTTGTTACGCAGCTAATGTTTTTCATGCTTCCCATAATTTATCCCATAGATATAATCCCCGTGAATCTTCTGCCATACTATATGCTCAACCCCCTCGTTAGGTTGCTCAACGCGTACAGGGATGTTATGATTTACGGAAAACTCCCGGATTTGTTTGATATGATTTACGTTCTGCTGGTGACCTTCGGTATATTGCTTATCGGCCACGCAATATTTAAAAAACTGGAAAAAGGATTTGTTGAAAGATTATGA
- a CDS encoding PIN domain-containing protein, protein MVVLDTSVVIEKVKRKEKIGENITAVTFVEYPRIVFYKEFYGKILFPDIEDFVLAHKIQSRLVKLGKAKTFADLLIASICINRNEELITKDSDFKDIANVSELKLRLL, encoded by the coding sequence ATGGTTGTACTAGACACGAGTGTCGTCATTGAAAAGGTGAAAAGGAAGGAGAAAATAGGAGAAAACATAACTGCAGTTACGTTTGTGGAGTATCCGAGGATTGTGTTTTACAAAGAATTTTACGGCAAAATCCTTTTCCCAGACATCGAAGATTTTGTACTGGCGCATAAAATTCAGAGCAGACTCGTGAAATTGGGCAAAGCTAAAACATTCGCAGATTTGCTCATAGCTTCAATCTGCATAAACAGAAACGAAGAGTTGATAACGAAGGACAGCGATTTTAAGGATATAGCCAATGTTTCCGAGCTCAAGCTAAGGTTGCTTTGA
- a CDS encoding putative toxin-antitoxin system toxin component, PIN family → MEKVVIDTSVIAAALISKKGGSYKLISHLIDNKLENHVSREILDEYFRVLITKLTEFFPVEVLLEFYVLLESKSKTINPNEQFDICRDKEDNKFLNTVYASKANFLITLDNDLLDLRDENWEYQIKEHKFKILKPEEFLKMVESSMRNSPKHFRKTR, encoded by the coding sequence GTGGAAAAGGTTGTAATAGATACTTCAGTAATCGCGGCAGCATTGATATCGAAAAAAGGAGGCTCATATAAATTGATCTCACATCTTATTGATAACAAACTGGAAAACCACGTCTCCAGGGAGATTCTGGACGAGTATTTTCGAGTTCTCATAACCAAATTAACCGAGTTCTTCCCTGTTGAAGTTCTTTTAGAGTTTTACGTCCTTTTGGAAAGTAAATCTAAAACCATAAATCCAAACGAGCAATTTGATATATGCAGAGATAAGGAAGATAACAAGTTTTTGAATACAGTATATGCTTCAAAAGCGAACTTCCTGATAACTCTCGATAATGATCTACTCGATCTAAGAGATGAGAATTGGGAATACCAAATTAAAGAACACAAATTTAAGATTTTGAAGCCGGAAGAGTTCTTGAAAATGGTAGAAAGCTCAATGAGAAATTCCCCGAAGCATTTCCGAAAAACTCGATGA
- a CDS encoding ABC transporter ATP-binding protein — translation MTAVKVEGVSKKFRIPVERADTLFERIVSAFSGGLKYREFWALKDVSFEVEKGEIFGIIGPNGGGKTTLLSIIAGIMHPDSGSVEVNGKVVPILGLGVGFNPELPVRDNIIIYGTIMGLKRQEIERKYEEIIEFAELEDFRNAKLKNLSSGMKARLAFATVINTNPDVLIVDEVLAVGDVNFKKKCYKRLREMNEDGVTILLVSHSPSMIKGWCHQAMLLKKSVVAIGEPSDVVKVYEKMNAK, via the coding sequence ATGACTGCTGTTAAGGTAGAGGGAGTTTCGAAGAAATTCAGAATACCTGTTGAAAGGGCGGATACACTTTTTGAAAGAATTGTGTCAGCTTTCTCCGGTGGCTTGAAGTACAGAGAGTTCTGGGCATTGAAAGATGTATCTTTTGAAGTTGAGAAGGGAGAAATTTTTGGAATAATCGGCCCGAATGGGGGAGGGAAGACGACTCTTCTATCAATAATTGCAGGTATAATGCACCCGGACAGTGGAAGTGTTGAAGTAAACGGCAAAGTCGTTCCCATTTTGGGTTTAGGAGTCGGATTCAATCCTGAACTTCCGGTAAGGGACAACATAATCATCTACGGAACGATTATGGGCTTGAAGAGGCAAGAGATTGAGAGAAAATATGAGGAGATAATCGAGTTCGCAGAACTCGAAGATTTCAGGAATGCCAAGCTGAAGAATCTATCCTCGGGAATGAAAGCGAGACTCGCATTCGCAACCGTTATCAACACTAATCCGGACGTTCTCATAGTTGATGAGGTGCTCGCTGTGGGGGATGTCAATTTCAAGAAAAAGTGCTACAAAAGGCTCAGAGAGATGAATGAAGATGGTGTCACAATTCTTTTGGTGAGTCATTCTCCCTCCATGATAAAGGGCTGGTGCCACCAAGCGATGCTTCTGAAAAAGAGTGTGGTGGCTATTGGTGAACCGAGTGATGTGGTTAAGGTTTATGAAAAGATGAACGCTAAGTGA
- a CDS encoding PIN domain-containing protein produces the protein MDLVYLDSSVIVELLLGSEERRRTIKSLIAGKRRFTSAISYGEVLYVVLAISAEKYYGSRGRNAVRKFVKEKHDHYITLHESVCRTYSSLNIDTLAHPKVETLSVLIRKYNLLPRDLIHITTAIEGNCNAFLTLDEDFKQVKENINVVIIE, from the coding sequence ATGGATTTAGTCTACCTTGATTCAAGCGTTATCGTAGAACTGCTACTCGGTAGCGAAGAAAGAAGGCGGACTATAAAATCTTTAATAGCTGGTAAAAGACGCTTCACATCAGCCATATCTTATGGAGAGGTTCTTTACGTTGTTTTAGCTATAAGTGCCGAAAAATACTACGGAAGTAGGGGGCGCAACGCTGTAAGAAAGTTTGTAAAAGAAAAGCACGATCATTACATCACTCTCCACGAAAGTGTATGCCGCACGTATTCGAGTCTGAACATAGATACCCTAGCTCATCCAAAAGTTGAAACTCTGAGTGTGCTGATCAGAAAATACAATTTGCTCCCTAGAGATTTGATCCACATCACCACAGCGATCGAAGGCAACTGCAATGCTTTCTTAACGTTGGACGAAGACTTTAAGCAAGTTAAGGAAAATATCAATGTTGTTATTATTGAATGA
- a CDS encoding antitoxin family protein, translated as MPRVIEVIYENGMFKPLEKVDLPEGSRFKILIEDFSEIDRIHEHVKKIAGEASKEKILELLDEVWI; from the coding sequence ATGCCCCGAGTAATTGAAGTAATATACGAAAATGGGATGTTCAAGCCTCTCGAAAAGGTTGATCTCCCTGAAGGTTCCAGGTTTAAAATACTAATAGAAGATTTTAGTGAGATTGATAGGATTCATGAGCATGTTAAAAAAATAGCAGGGGAAGCTTCTAAAGAGAAAATCCTTGAACTGCTAGATGAAGTATGGATTTAG